The Mytilus galloprovincialis chromosome 2, xbMytGall1.hap1.1, whole genome shotgun sequence genome has a window encoding:
- the LOC143064043 gene encoding dual oxidase maturation factor 1-like — translation MFDSLRGDFGYSYYGERRTSATIDIPLVVVVYTCVLISIATIVAAAGIRGKGRWYTLIRVVYSLAVGSTLLLCLFGDCWVDGIDKKVNVPYIYRSDAEITGQVGLNIGLQKINITLKGTFQGSQGSIKYNEAIPFDGAMGSVSDFREFLERGLPQPMLTVVEFFSIDEGGFRWGRSFARAGYFAKILLLTSFSFWILANIMVCSVIYYGGVLYTLTGLTMFSASIVYHCMIPTAKLRFFCSESEFHLHYGICFWSILLMGLLTTIVGSIILIMDTKMPKTIQKFFLIEGFDDTEEAYESQKNSICSMYKKNELRRQSAPALANFHNSSTDLYKATLSSVDEDAEHTPQMKRSSTNPTNLRSSYSLESLRAYSEKNSFTNISKDEKHYKSNPLFEQNEKTEKLNTDIFSKKRKGSIPGRLQSAMSLESLPSIPDDKTLSFDSGVDNDEGENVLTSDQQVLHTIESDSDDNGDEHIDVSMFETHSRDRTLERNRESQSSSNKEEKPNNNKVFTISIGNADEEEERLKEIYIDLTSAYP, via the exons ATGTTTGACAGCTTAAGAGGAGACTTTGGATACAGCTATTATGGCGAAAGAAGGACTTCCGCCACAATTGACATTCCATTGGTTGTTGTTGTGTATACTTGTGTTTTGATCTCTATTGCAACTATCGTGGCAGCGGCTGGTATTAGAGGAAAAGGG CGTTGGTACACATTAATCAGAGTTGTATATAGTTTGGCAGTAGGATCAACTTTGTTGC TTTGTTTGTTTGGTGATTGTTGGGTGGATGGTATAGACAAAAAAGTAAATGTACCATATATATATCGTTCTGATGCAGAAATAACTGGACAAGTCGGCCTTAATATTGGACTTCAGAAAATTAATATTACGCTTAAAG GGACTTTTCAAGGTTCTCAGGGATCAATAAAGTACAATGAAGCCATTCCTTTTGACGGAG CAATGGGTTCCGTCAGTGATTTCCGGGAATTTTTAGAGAGAGGATTACCTCAGCCAATGTTAACAGTGGTAGAATTTTTCAGTATTGACGAAGGTGGTTTCAGATGGGGCCGGAGTTTTGCAAGGGCAGGGTACTTTGCAAAAATCTTACTTTT GACATCATTTTCTTTTTGGATCTTAGCAAATATAATGGTATGCAGTGTGATATACTATGGTGGAGTGTTATATACTTTGACTGGCTTGACAATGTTCTCAGCATCAATAGTTTATCATTGTATGATACCAACAGCAAAACTTCGATTTTTCTGTTCAGAAAGTGAATTTCATCTACATTATGGGATATGCTTTTGGTCAATTCTATTGATGG GTCTTTTGACAACCATCGTTGGTTCCATTATTTTAATCATGGATACAAAAATGCCCAAAACAATACAGAAATTTTTCTTGATCGAAGGATTTGATGATACAGAGGAGGCATATGAATCACAGAAAAACTCCATATGTTCTATGTATAAAAAG AACGAGTTACGAAGACAATCTGCTCCAGCCTTAGCAAACTTTCACAACagttcaactgatttgtataaaGCAACTTTATCTTCAGTCGATGAAGACGCTGAACATACACCACAGATGAAACGGAGTTCTACAAATCCTACCAATCTCCGTAGTTCCTATTCTTTAGAATCTTTGCGCGCATATTCAGAAAAGAATTCTTTTACGAATATTTCCAAGGACGAAAAACATTATAAATCCAACCCACTATTTGAACAAAACGAGAAGACGGAAAAACTTAATACAGATATATtttcaaagaaaagaaaaggtTCAATACCAGGTAGACTTCAATCTGCAATGTCTCTGGAATCACTACCGTCTATTCCGGACGATAAGACGCTTTCGTTTGACTCTGGTGTAGATAACGACGAAGGTGAAAATGTACTTACAAGTGATCAGCAAGTTCTACACACAATAGAAAGTGACAGTGATGACAATGGCGACGAACATATCGATGTATCTATGTTCGAAACTCATTCACGAGATAGAACACTAGAAAGAAATCGCGAAAGTCAGTCATCTTCTAACAAAGAAGAAAaacctaataataataaagtttttaCAATTAGTATAGGTAATGCTGACGAGGAAGAGGAACGTCTCAAGGAAATATATATCGATTTAACATCAGCTTATCCGTAA